One part of the Sebastes fasciatus isolate fSebFas1 chromosome 8, fSebFas1.pri, whole genome shotgun sequence genome encodes these proteins:
- the LOC141772983 gene encoding insulin-like growth factor-binding protein 6, with translation MPILSNLTTVVLLLIAHCGSWTGANRLGPFKVCPSCRDPLGAGRPPRDHNVAGSTSVLAQGEPCGVYTLSCAKGLRCVPPPREHSPLQALLQGRGICAKHSRTSPTERPHPTGPHPSHSGDIEKAPCRKLLNSVLRGLELTIFQSDRDIYIPNCDTRGFYRKKQCRSSKGMQRGHCWCVDELGTPVPSRASEDGTLPCDGE, from the exons ATGCCTATCCTTTCTAACTTAACAACCGTTGTTTTGTTGCTGATTGCACACTGCGGATCATGGACCGGGGCAAACCGCTTGGGCCCCTTCAAGGTCTGTCCCTCCTGCAGGGATCCACTGGGGGCAGGTCGGCCCCCCAGGGACCATAATGTTGCCGGTAGCACGTCAGTGTTGGCCCAGGGAGAGCCCTGTGGTGTGTACACCCTGAGCTGTGCCAAGGGGCTCCGCTGTGTTCCCCCACCAAGGGAGCACAGCCCCCTCCAGGCTCTGTTGCAGGGAAGGGGCATTTGCGCCAAGCACAGCAGGACTAGTCCCACTGAGAGGCCCCACCCCACAG GTCCCCATCCCTCACACAGTGGTGACATTGAAAAA GCACCCTGCCGCAAGCTGCTCAATAGTGTCCTGAGGGGTCTCGAGCTGACAATCTTCCAGTCTGACCGTGACATCTATATACCCAACTGTGACACCCGTGGCTTCTACAGAAAAAAGCAG TGCCGCTCCTCCAAGGGCATGCAGCGTGGCCACTGCTGGTGCGTGGATGAACTCGGCACGCCCGTGCCATCACGTGCCAGCGAAGATGGTACTTTACCGTGCGATGGGGAGTGA